GTCCTATGAGTGATTTGTTATATTCTGATTGCATGCAAAATTTACTAGCCAATCTATTTCTTAAAATGTTGataacatatgtatatatttacaGACACATGTATATGCCTATATGTATACACACACAGATACACTTCTATAGAACGTATATTTCTTCAGAAGTTTCAGCAGCTAAATCTTTTCCagtcaaatattttactttaagcAGCCAACAACTAGATCAGTGAGAGACCCTTCACGAAATCGTCTGCATCATTATCTTTGTGGATCTCTATTGGAAGAAGAAACTGCTCTTATTGTAGCCAGTCCTTCGACAAGTAGTTTCCTCCAAAAAAGATCACCGGGCATGAAGCGGTCTGGAGGAGCGAAAGACCAAGAGAAAAGAGTGAAGGAACAAATGGCTAAAAGTGTAACATGTAATGAGCCGCCAACTCCAGGTAATTTGAGACTGGATATTTAAGTTCTGtagtttcatttttctcctcaagcatagttgtaattatttgtttattgtaGCAATATGTTGGAGTGATCATGTTGAAGAGCATGGATCTGATAAGTCATCCATGGTGATAAAGAAACAAGCATCAAAACCAAAAGAGAGCAGTAAGACCCAGTCACAAGCCAATCAAGAGACTGTGCTATGTAGAAGTGAAGATGCAGGACAACTCCAAAGGGAAGGAAGTGGTAAAGAGGAGAAAGGTGATACGGTTGAAGTTTTCCCTCCAAAGATTGTGGCAATGCATAGAGTGAGATGGAATGTCAACAAAGGCAGAGAGAAGTGGCTTTGCTATGGAGGGGCTGCTGGCTTGGTACGCTGTCAGGAGGTTGATTTTTCTGTTCTCAAATAGTTTACATGGTCGTCACATGGAGATGCATTTATTGTACTATAGTCTCGAGATGTAGGAGGTTTATTTATGAATAGAGAAATGAGTACCTGTATGTGACTTAgctaaattattaatcttGTATCTACGTAAATATAAGCTATCAAATGTGTAAATTTGTTTTCGAGTAACGAAGTCTAGCTCTCGaataaagttaattaaaaaaaagatataacaaTTGGTTTGTGTCatatgtacaaaattttgcaTCAGAGAATTGGAATAgactattttgaaaaagggCAATAGACATGTGACCAGATAAAGTTATAATGAAGTGATATGGtataactattttattgaGAGCCcaggtttaattttattgttgcaCGAGTCTGAATACAATTCGTCGGCTATCGCATTGTGATGATGTAATTAGCTGGGCTGTAGAGACGAAAAagttttaattcaaatcaattttgttcaatttgaatcaattacacagtaaatatgatatatttattgtgattgattttttaattcagAGAAAGTAACCAATtgtttattatgtgattagtacaattcacttaaatttgttatgggtataaaatattcataaaaatattgacttgattataaatatctaatatttgtaaaagatttaatttgatccaatcaaatttaataatcgtaaaaattattcatagaaatattagaGGCATTGTGCATATTTGCAGTAAAGAGTTTTCAAGCCGTCACTGAAAATTGAAGAACGAGTTTTGCAACAAGCATTCCTGTTCAGTTGATTAGGCTCCAACTTGGATttccttaattatttattaagagttataagaaaaagaaatcatgTTGAAGAAGCTCTAATccaaatacttaaaaaaataataattagttcaagAAAAGAAGTGGGTTTTCAAGTTTGGGTCACCTATTTTGAGGTTCCTATGCAAATACAGCAATGGCCTCTCAACAAGATCACGTAAACCATGCACCACCACTCCCTCCCGCAACGCCCGCCCCTCCACCACCCATCTCCACCCTCCCTCCGCCCTATATAACACCCTTCCCAACCTCAACATTATGCAACGATTTCAAGCTATTCCAACGATAGAGagtaattgaatatatataaatatatatatttatatatctgtAACTGCAATAAATGGCGAACCAAATCGTTGCGATTACTCTCGTCTTCTTCGCCGTCGTGGGGATGGCATCCGCTGCGGACTCCACCCCGTCTGTTGCTCCTTCCTCCTCTGGGTTCAGCCCTGGCGAACTGGCTGACGGTCCTATCTTGGACAACGTGATTGGCACTGTCACCGGTGCCGGAGTCACTGATGCTGCCCCTGTCGGCGGTCCAGTCCCCGACGGGGCTTTCCCCAACCTCGCCCCCGCCCCCACACCCGCAAATGGTGCCACCGCACTCGGAGGGACAGCCGTCGCGGGAGCAATAGCCGCCGCCGGCGTCGTTGGTGCAGTCTTCTTCTAAATAAATCCATCAATAAGAGACATGGGAGCGCATCCATAGCTCACAGTATGAACAAAAGGATTACCATCATCTTATGTTCTTCCATGTGTTTTAGGGTCATTATACAGACAAcatatatgttctttttttaatgtttcttTCCTATATAGGAACGCAATTCACAATTGTTGCGTTGCACTCtttagatgaataaaaattttcatatcattCTCTTCATTCCCCACCTTAATGTATTCGTTTATTGGTTTGTCGATACTCTTTGCCTAATCTGTGATGAGAAAATGAAGATAAGAAAATCTTAATTAGAAACAAAACGCTTGTTTGTTctcttcaaaaaattttaattgaaattaagttTTGTTAAACTTGAATGAATTACATGTCTAATGCCACAATTACCATATCATTTGCatacagttaaaaaaaatgataaattatacaaCAAACTCATCACACACggtgattaatttgatttgagtaaaaaattcCCTTATGTtggtttcttgtttatttagAATGTCTCCACATCTACAACTGATGCATCCTGAAGTTGAACAAAAATTGCAACGCAATGGGACGCGATAAGCcttctgttttgtttttgatgtTGTACGCGATTTAAAGTAAAGggttgtaaaatttttaacaaaaatgagCTACCaataagcatatatatatacttccaGCAGGTGGAGAAGGAAACAAAGACAAGAAAACACAAAAGTTGGTTCGgtacaaattaatttcacatttcCAGCAGCTTCTGTGATTCTTCTCTCGCATGTGCAATCCAGAAAAGGATTCCCCGCTGAACTATACAACTAAGATACTGTTCCTGAACTACTCCACCACGTCGGAGTAACGAGCATATGGTCGTCGGACAAAAACAAAGCTCAAGGAAGGAGCAAAGCTTCTTCGAGCTTTTACAGGTGAGGGTGAGTTTTGTTGACCAGCTGGCGATCTCTGAATTTAGAAAGCAAAACAAGTTCAGAACAAGTAAAGGGACTCCCGATTTAGAGAGATTACCGGaacaaaaatactaattgGAGGCTCAACAGCGTGTCTGGACATGATGGCAATTGATATTCCTTAGTCTCATCAATTCCTTCCTCCTCCTTGCCTCAGTTGCCACAAACATATTCTCTGGCTTTTTATGCAGGCCAATGGTTGGCTCTTGATTCTTCTGCCTTGTACCATGAGTAGCAGAAACATCGACCCCAGCCGTATTCTCTACCCAGGATGTTCTACTAGGCCTGTGACCTTCTTGGGCCCTGACAGAGCTGAACAGCTCAGGCACAGAAACAGCACCTCTGGGATGACATGCTGTGCACTGGACACCACCGTCTCTCGGCATGTTAAATCCAGCTCCATGAGCACTGCCGGCTTTTGTGGAATTATGAGCCTCTGCCCTTGCATTGTAACTTGATGACGACTGATTCTTGTCTTCATGCAGCCGAGTCTCTGAACACGCAGATGAACTGCGAGGCTGAGTGTTCTGTTTATCATTAATACAAGAATTGGAGTGAAGCATACTGCTATGGGTGAGACATGGAAGCAACCAAGGGACTGGGAGTACAATAAAGGGAGTAGTTCCTTGTCCACTATTCAACCCCGTGGAGTTTTCTTGTCCTTGATGTGGACAGGGCATATCCCTATGTGGTATTGCGAATTGCTGTGAGCTCATAATATTTGAGCCAGATGCACAATGGAACTGGACAAGATCTGAAGATGGAAGAATCGAGGGCCAGAAAAAAGGAACTACAGAGGGCTGATTATGGAAAAAAGTCGAAGTGCTCGTAGTAGCAGGACAAGATTTCTCTGGGAGGGATATCTTTGGCTCTTCTTGCTTTTCTCCTGGTTCAGCCTGCTTTATTTTAGCCAActgaaaatgcaaaagaataagtaaaaaCAGAATATATTTACAAGGACAATAGTGCAAAACCATTTAGATGTGTCTTACCTGTGCTTTAAgaaattcatttcttcctttCAAAAGATTATACTCCTCCACAGCCAGCTCCTTCTTCTTTTCAGACAGAACCCATTGGtcccccaaaaaaataaagttagcTTCAGTAATTTCTTCTATATAAGAAAGAATGGAAACAACAGTTGGATGAGGGTAAGGGACTGCTTACCTTCTTTAAATTCTCATTCTCTTCCAACATATCAGCTGCTTTTCTGGTCAACTCCAGATACATAGCCTAATCAAAAAGCAACCAAAAGATAATTAATGCCAACCACCATAACCTAAATTATCCAATTTATCAAGGTGCCATATAGTAACAGAGAAACAGCCACAGGCAATGGCTTACCACAGCCCGCAGGCGTGTGCCCCCCCCccgtggggggggggggggggggggaatagaaaaagaaaagaaacaatataatgataataatagaaCTTGACTAGCAAAGGAATTATAGATGTACTATACTGATAAATGATGAACTGGGATAAACAGCACTTTGCAAACCCAAGTACCTATCATTGAAAGGTCTTTTAATACGACACTTCCAGCTGCAGGACACATTTGAGTGTGCTTCAATTTGtgtttcctcctttttctatcttatttttctttgtcctCCTTTTGACTTCCCATCCCTTCACCCTCACAGCTAACCACCTCAGCACCTCTCTTCTATCTTTTCAACCTTTTTCTTCCTATCCCCATCTCAGTTTCCTCTTTACTTCCAGTTTGCACGATACTAGTGGCTCTCACACTACGTGGCCATTGTCACCTGGGAGACTAGAAGAGTCCATCGATTCTTTTTCTAGAAGAGTCGAATAAGTAGTGTGTCGACATAAAGTAGTGTGCTTTAATGCACGGCTTtggttttctttgttgtgTTTGCATATGGGTCAAAACCTAGTCTAAACTGTTGAATGCTTATTTATAGCAAATACTTTCTCATAAAAATGTGCTTCAAATTCATGTGAAAGTTTAAAGATGTAAGCTAAATGTACCACTGGAGATGTGCTTATTAAGCCTTTCCAGCTCTGAAGCTTCCCTCTTCCTTTAAACTCTAGAGTGACTGACCTCCTAGTCGGAGTCGCAGGAATGAGGAACCTAACGCGAAAAGTGAGTGATCCTTGGCGAGGGGCATGAAAGAGGGTAGTCGCCGGCCGGGCCTTTCCAAAAGGCCTTGGCTAAGCACAACTACCTGATATCCCCACCCCCTACTATCTACCTTATTCCTTCCTACTCTATTCCCAATCATGAACTACACCAGCACCCCTCCCCTCCCCCACCACattcttctttctcctttcttcCTTAACCTTATTCGTTCCTTTCCATCCATTTTTCCACTCATCATATTCTGTAAAACCTGTAAAGAGCAGCTCATAAGATCTGATGGTGTTAAAGGCAATCACCTAAATTTCCCCACAGATAGAAGTTGCCAATTATCTGGTTAAAGAGTGGCCTCCTTCCATAACCAGTCACCATTCTCTATATATACCCTTATAGAGGGAAAAAGAATCAACTCTTGCAAGGTAAAATCTTGAGAAAGAACGGTTGATCCTTAAAAGATTACACCTGCTTCACATGCTCTGGGCCATTACAACAACTTGGCATATTTTACATCACTTGTGTGATATTGGAAGCTAATATGATATTCACCATTACATGCCATTTCTTTGCCTATTGgtcattacataatttaacTCAATGACCTGAAACTTAAGAGTAAAGTACCCTAAAAAAcctaaaagaaagaaatccaCTGGTAAGACATAGCATTTTGCTTTATGATTGTTCAACTATGCTGTTCATTTATGATGTTTAAGGGAAGCGAGAATGGATTCTCAAGCTAAAATAAGGAAGCAACGCCACGATGGACAAAAGGAGCCAAAAGGGCAGCAAAATGGAGAATGCAACTACTTGTTGTCGAGCAACCACTCCAGGCGGATTATTTTAGATATaacatgtttaatttttccaGAAACTCTCTCTTCAGCATCTGCATAAAGAGAAGCTAGGAACTGAAATTGGATTCAACTACCTTTTGATGAATGAATAAGCAACTGCTGGCATAAAAGAAACTTAACTCACTTCAGTGATGCATCTGAGTAATTCTGgatcttcttttcctttgctTCATGCTGGAAGCCAGC
The nucleotide sequence above comes from Sesamum indicum cultivar Zhongzhi No. 13 linkage group LG11, S_indicum_v1.0, whole genome shotgun sequence. Encoded proteins:
- the LOC105174094 gene encoding anther-specific protein BCP1-like; amino-acid sequence: MANQIVAITLVFFAVVGMASAADSTPSVAPSSSGFSPGELADGPILDNVIGTVTGAGVTDAAPVGGPVPDGAFPNLAPAPTPANGATALGGTAVAGAIAAAGVVGAVFF
- the LOC105174095 gene encoding uncharacterized protein LOC105174095 isoform X1; its protein translation is MGHEEVDLEALPPPEDDQMVTCELEAAEALAGLARCSAGEAVVTPSHSSQDQQIAAAPFCGYASTTITSPETTETIVKNVSNQLCSTGCQPNPGNKFKQKLTEAEKEARKLRRVLANRESARQTIRRRQAMYLELTRKAADMLEENENLKKKKELAVEEYNLLKGRNEFLKAQLAKIKQAEPGEKQEEPKISLPEKSCPATTSTSTFFHNQPSVVPFFWPSILPSSDLVQFHCASGSNIMSSQQFAIPHRDMPCPHQGQENSTGLNSGQGTTPFIVLPVPWLLPCLTHSSMLHSNSCINDKQNTQPRSSSACSETRLHEDKNQSSSSYNARAEAHNSTKAGSAHGAGFNMPRDGGVQCTACHPRGAVSVPELFSSVRAQEGHRPSRTSWVENTAGVDVSATHGTRQKNQEPTIGLHKKPENMFVATEARRRKELMRLRNINCHHVQTRC
- the LOC105174095 gene encoding uncharacterized protein LOC105174095 isoform X3, which gives rise to MCPSGEIVVLYLLKIKFFEDQQIAAAPFCGYASTTITSPETTETIVKNVSNQLCSTGCQPNPGNKFKQKLTEAEKEARKLRRVLANRESARQTIRRRQAMYLELTRKAADMLEENENLKKKKELAVEEYNLLKGRNEFLKAQLAKIKQAEPGEKQEEPKISLPEKSCPATTSTSTFFHNQPSVVPFFWPSILPSSDLVQFHCASGSNIMSSQQFAIPHRDMPCPHQGQENSTGLNSGQGTTPFIVLPVPWLLPCLTHSSMLHSNSCINDKQNTQPRSSSACSETRLHEDKNQSSSSYNARAEAHNSTKAGSAHGAGFNMPRDGGVQCTACHPRGAVSVPELFSSVRAQEGHRPSRTSWVENTAGVDVSATHGTRQKNQEPTIGLHKKPENMFVATEARRRKELMRLRNINCHHVQTRC
- the LOC105174095 gene encoding uncharacterized protein LOC105174095 isoform X2, producing the protein MGHEEVDLEALPPPEDDQMVTCELEAAEALAGLARCSAGEAVVTPSHSSQDQQIAAAPFCGYASTTITSPETTETIVKNVSNQLCSTGCQPNPGNKFKQKLTEAEKEARKLRRVLANRESARQTIRRRQAMYLELTRKAADMLEENENLKKKELAVEEYNLLKGRNEFLKAQLAKIKQAEPGEKQEEPKISLPEKSCPATTSTSTFFHNQPSVVPFFWPSILPSSDLVQFHCASGSNIMSSQQFAIPHRDMPCPHQGQENSTGLNSGQGTTPFIVLPVPWLLPCLTHSSMLHSNSCINDKQNTQPRSSSACSETRLHEDKNQSSSSYNARAEAHNSTKAGSAHGAGFNMPRDGGVQCTACHPRGAVSVPELFSSVRAQEGHRPSRTSWVENTAGVDVSATHGTRQKNQEPTIGLHKKPENMFVATEARRRKELMRLRNINCHHVQTRC
- the LOC105174095 gene encoding uncharacterized protein LOC105174095 isoform X4, coding for MIRLCGLPNETWDMDQQIAAAPFCGYASTTITSPETTETIVKNVSNQLCSTGCQPNPGNKFKQKLTEAEKEARKLRRVLANRESARQTIRRRQAMYLELTRKAADMLEENENLKKKKELAVEEYNLLKGRNEFLKAQLAKIKQAEPGEKQEEPKISLPEKSCPATTSTSTFFHNQPSVVPFFWPSILPSSDLVQFHCASGSNIMSSQQFAIPHRDMPCPHQGQENSTGLNSGQGTTPFIVLPVPWLLPCLTHSSMLHSNSCINDKQNTQPRSSSACSETRLHEDKNQSSSSYNARAEAHNSTKAGSAHGAGFNMPRDGGVQCTACHPRGAVSVPELFSSVRAQEGHRPSRTSWVENTAGVDVSATHGTRQKNQEPTIGLHKKPENMFVATEARRRKELMRLRNINCHHVQTRC